From Triticum aestivum cultivar Chinese Spring chromosome 4A, IWGSC CS RefSeq v2.1, whole genome shotgun sequence, a single genomic window includes:
- the LOC123085552 gene encoding proline-rich receptor-like protein kinase PERK2, translating into MAGRDLSSIAFAIARFLQRENRRCPRTHRHRAASRRRRQGLGARSGPRRRFFAWNHRQNRRRGYARQGNRPLRGRAPMVHQARPSAPTTTANHAGPSAPAPAVADDYIVPMTPPPSVFTIPPMDWLLGGPSAPFLGEEEMFPCELAPPPLPPYGFESCPARTGAPPRKPSPTPSDELPEHFIPPGYGPVPDLPSPTPAAAGTGGYPSIPDLNIKIKVEEEEIEDQGSSSTPPRSSPATPPPPPAPPLPPTPPPKARRILRQFAAAMAQNHAALRGAWSLDALGLTGAPGASSSGAGRAAKRGPTRFH; encoded by the coding sequence ATGGCAGGGAGGGACCTGTCGTCGATTGCTTTCGCCATTGCACGCTTCCTCCAGAGAGAGAACCGTCGCTGTCCACGCACCCATCGCCACCGTGCTGCAAGTCGCCGTCGCCGTCAGGGACTTGGCGCAAGGAGTGGCCCTCGCCGCCGCTTTTTCGCCTGGAACCACCGCCAGAACCGCCGTCGTGGGTACGCACGCCAAGGCAACCGCCCGCTCCGTGGGCGAGCACCAATGGTGCACCAGGCTAGACCCTCGGCTCCGACCACCACTGCAAACCATGCTGGGCCTTCGGCTCCGGCTCCGGCCGTCGCCGACGACTACATCGTACCAATGACTCCGCCGCCATCTGTCTTCACCATCCCTCCGATGGATTGGCTCCTTGGAGGTCCATCGGCGCCATTCCTCGGAGAAGAAGAGATGTTCCCTTGCGAACTCGCGCCACCGCCTCTGCCCCCGTACGGGTTCGAATCATGCCCAGCGCGTACGGGCGCACCACCGCGGAAGCCGTCTCCGACGCCATCAGACGAACTGCCGGAGCACTTCATCCCTCCTGGATACGGCCCCGTCCCGGATCTCCCATCCCCGACGCCGGCGGCAGCGGGAACCGGCGGCTACCCTTCCATCCCCGACTTGAACATCAAGATCAAGGTTGAAGAAGAGGAGATAGAGGACCAGGGCtcgtcgtcgacgccaccacgttCATCACCGGcgacaccacctcctcctccggcaccGCCTCTTCCTCCGACGCCTCCGCCGAAAGCCCGCCGGATCCTGCGCCAATTCGCCGCGGCCATGGCGCAAAACCATGCAGCCCTTCGTGGCGCGTGGTCGCTGGATGCCCTTGGCCTCACCGGCGCCCCTGGGGCGAGCAGCAGCGGAGCAGGCCGTGCTGCGAAGCGGGGCCCAACTCGCTTCCATTGA
- the LOC123085551 gene encoding elongation factor 1-alpha-like isoform X2 — translation MGKEKTHINIVVIGHVDSGKSTTTGHLIYKLGGIDKRVIERFEKEAAEMNKRSFKYAWVLDKLKAERERGITIDIALWKFETTKYYCTVIDAPGHRDFIKNMITGTSQADCAVLIIDSTTGGFEAGISKDGQTREHALLAFTLGVKQMICCCNKMDATTPKYSKARYEEIVKEVSSYLKKVGYNPEKVPFVPISGFEGDNMIERSTNLDWYKGPTLLEALDQINEPKRPSDKPLRLPLQDVYKIGGIGTVPVGRVETGVIKPGMVVTFGPTGLTTEVKSVEMHHESLLEALPGDNVGFNVKNVAVKDLKRGFVASNSKDDPAKEAANFTSQVIIMNHPGQIGNGYAPVLDCHTSHIAVKFAELVTKIDRRSGKEIEAAPKFLKNGDAGIVKMIPTKPMVVETFATYPPLGRFAVRDMRQTVAVGVIKGVEKKDPTGAKVTKAAIKKK, via the exons ATGGGTAAGGAGAAGACTCACATCAACATCGTGGTCATTGGCCACGTCGACTCTGGTAAGTCGACGACCACTGGCCACCTGATCTACAAGCTTGGAGGCATTGACAAGCGTGTCATCGAGAGGTTCGAGAAGGAAGCCGCTGAAATGAACAAGAGGTCTTTCAAGTACGCCTGGGTGCTTGACAAGCTCAAGGCCGAGCGTGAGAGAGGTATCACCATCGATATTGCTCTCTGGAAGTTCGAGACCACCAAGTACTACTGCACCGTCATTGATGCCCCTGGTCACCGTGACTTCATCAAGAACATGATCACCGGTACCTCCCAGGCTGACTGTGCTGTTCTCATCATTGACTCCACCACTGGTGGATTTGAGGCTGGTATCTCCAAGGATGGCCAGACACGTGAGCATGCTCTCCTTGCTTTCACtcttggagtgaagcagatgatctGCTGCTGCAACAAG ATGGACGCCACCACTCCCAAGTACTCAAAGGCACGTTACGAAGAAATTGTTAAGGAGGTCTCTTCCTACCTGAAGAAGGTCGGCTACAACCCTGAAAAGGTTCCCTTCGTCCCCATCTCTGGGTTCGAGGGTGACAACATGATTGAGAGGTCCACCAACCTTGACTGGTACAAGGGCCCAACCCTGCTTGAGGCGCTTGACCAGATCAACGAGCCCAAGAGGCCCTCAGACAAGCCCCTCCGTCTTCCCCTCCAGGACGTTTACAAGATTGGTGGCATTGGAACTGTGCCTGTTGGCCGTGTTGAGACTGGTGTCATCAAGCCTGGTATGGTTGTTACCTTTGGTCCCACTGGTCTGACAACTGAGGTCAAGTCTGTTGAGATGCACCACGAGTCTCTCCTGGAGGCGCTTCCTGGTGACAACGTGGGCTTCAACGTCAAGAATGTTGCCGTGAAGGATCTGAAGCGTGGTTTTGTTGCATCCAACTCCAAGGATGACCCTGCCAAGGAGGCAGCCAACTTCACCTCCCAGGTCATTATCATGAACCACCCTGGTCAGATTGGCAACGGCTACGCCCCAGTGCTGGACTGCCACACCTCACACATTGCTGTCAAGTTTGCTGAGCTGGTGACCAAGATTGACAGGCGATCTGGTAAGGAGATAGAGGCCGCGCCCAAGTTCCTCAAGAACGGCGATGCTGGCATAGTGAAgatgattcccaccaagcccaTGGTTGTGGAGACCTTTGCCACTTACCCTCCTCTTGGTCGTTTTGCTGTCCGTGACATGAGGCAAACTGTGGCTGTTGGTGTCATCAAGGGTGTGGAGAAGAAGGACCCAACTGGCGCCAAGGTGACCAAGGCTGCCATCAAGAAGAAATGA
- the LOC123085551 gene encoding elongation factor 1-alpha-like isoform X1, with the protein MANMLSGGYQSHDSFGCLHDTSAMANMLPGVVAAGSHGTPPSLFAQGPSAASTTTGTSQQRVVIAWLTPGPGAAEDGEPPLVASRTRAPPSPLVATSHDDLIGEEGGCHGSPWSEKPSRVVSSRCSGRGCVGGRYLTGVVGHALSRCHMLLLCSRPESWSFERLMVEGVHESKACQKYSYIRDWVVYVYPPAMGKEKTHINIVVIGHVDSGKSTTTGHLIYKLGGIDKRVIERFEKEAAEMNKRSFKYAWVLDKLKAERERGITIDIALWKFETTKYYCTVIDAPGHRDFIKNMITGTSQADCAVLIIDSTTGGFEAGISKDGQTREHALLAFTLGVKQMICCCNKMDATTPKYSKARYEEIVKEVSSYLKKVGYNPEKVPFVPISGFEGDNMIERSTNLDWYKGPTLLEALDQINEPKRPSDKPLRLPLQDVYKIGGIGTVPVGRVETGVIKPGMVVTFGPTGLTTEVKSVEMHHESLLEALPGDNVGFNVKNVAVKDLKRGFVASNSKDDPAKEAANFTSQVIIMNHPGQIGNGYAPVLDCHTSHIAVKFAELVTKIDRRSGKEIEAAPKFLKNGDAGIVKMIPTKPMVVETFATYPPLGRFAVRDMRQTVAVGVIKGVEKKDPTGAKVTKAAIKKK; encoded by the exons ATGGCGAATATGCTGTCGGGTGGTTACCAATCGCATGATTCTTTTGGCTGTCTTCATGACACGTCGGCCATGGCGAATATGCTGCCAGGAGTCGTGGCTGCGGGTAGCCATGGGACGCCACCATCGCTCTTCGCTCAAGGGCCatccgctgcatccaccaccacaggCACGTCGCAACAGAGGGTTGTCATCGCGTGGCTCACGCCTGGGCCGGGAGCAGCTGAAGATGGGGAGCCCCCTCTGGTGGCTTCGAGGACCCGTGCACCGCCTTCGCCATTGGTAGCTACGTCGCATGACGACCTCATCGGGGAAGAAGGAGGTTGTCACGGCTCACCTTGGTCAGAGAAGCCGAGCCGTGTTGTCAGCAGCCGATGCTCCGGTCGGGGCTGCGTAGGAGGAAGATACCTCACCGGGGTTGTGGGCCATGCATTGTCACGCTGCCACATGCTTCTGCTCTGCAGCCGCCCCGAGAGTTGGTCGTTCGAGAGGCTCATGGTGGAAGGCGTCCATGAGTCCAAGGCG TGTCAAAAATACTCTTATATTAGGGA TTGGGTAGTTTACGTCTACCCACCAGCCATGGGTAAGGAGAAGACTCACATCAACATCGTGGTCATTGGCCACGTCGACTCTGGTAAGTCGACGACCACTGGCCACCTGATCTACAAGCTTGGAGGCATTGACAAGCGTGTCATCGAGAGGTTCGAGAAGGAAGCCGCTGAAATGAACAAGAGGTCTTTCAAGTACGCCTGGGTGCTTGACAAGCTCAAGGCCGAGCGTGAGAGAGGTATCACCATCGATATTGCTCTCTGGAAGTTCGAGACCACCAAGTACTACTGCACCGTCATTGATGCCCCTGGTCACCGTGACTTCATCAAGAACATGATCACCGGTACCTCCCAGGCTGACTGTGCTGTTCTCATCATTGACTCCACCACTGGTGGATTTGAGGCTGGTATCTCCAAGGATGGCCAGACACGTGAGCATGCTCTCCTTGCTTTCACtcttggagtgaagcagatgatctGCTGCTGCAACAAG ATGGACGCCACCACTCCCAAGTACTCAAAGGCACGTTACGAAGAAATTGTTAAGGAGGTCTCTTCCTACCTGAAGAAGGTCGGCTACAACCCTGAAAAGGTTCCCTTCGTCCCCATCTCTGGGTTCGAGGGTGACAACATGATTGAGAGGTCCACCAACCTTGACTGGTACAAGGGCCCAACCCTGCTTGAGGCGCTTGACCAGATCAACGAGCCCAAGAGGCCCTCAGACAAGCCCCTCCGTCTTCCCCTCCAGGACGTTTACAAGATTGGTGGCATTGGAACTGTGCCTGTTGGCCGTGTTGAGACTGGTGTCATCAAGCCTGGTATGGTTGTTACCTTTGGTCCCACTGGTCTGACAACTGAGGTCAAGTCTGTTGAGATGCACCACGAGTCTCTCCTGGAGGCGCTTCCTGGTGACAACGTGGGCTTCAACGTCAAGAATGTTGCCGTGAAGGATCTGAAGCGTGGTTTTGTTGCATCCAACTCCAAGGATGACCCTGCCAAGGAGGCAGCCAACTTCACCTCCCAGGTCATTATCATGAACCACCCTGGTCAGATTGGCAACGGCTACGCCCCAGTGCTGGACTGCCACACCTCACACATTGCTGTCAAGTTTGCTGAGCTGGTGACCAAGATTGACAGGCGATCTGGTAAGGAGATAGAGGCCGCGCCCAAGTTCCTCAAGAACGGCGATGCTGGCATAGTGAAgatgattcccaccaagcccaTGGTTGTGGAGACCTTTGCCACTTACCCTCCTCTTGGTCGTTTTGCTGTCCGTGACATGAGGCAAACTGTGGCTGTTGGTGTCATCAAGGGTGTGGAGAAGAAGGACCCAACTGGCGCCAAGGTGACCAAGGCTGCCATCAAGAAGAAATGA